A single Chryseobacterium sp. DNA region contains:
- a CDS encoding NAD kinase, translating to MKAAIYSQKKDLDTFLYLSKFISELESRGVKSILYDEMAEALQFSKIFETFNSKQDLLDKEVDLFFTFGGDGTIVNSLTFIEDLEIPVVGVNTGRLGFLAFFTKEEAFKELDSILKGDVKTSRRSVIEVVSPGLEGFFPYALNDVTVSRKETTSMITVDSYINNEFLNVFWGDGVIISTPTGSTAYSLSCGGPIISPNNENFVITPIAPHNLNVRPLVVNDKVEIKFRVESRVPQYSLSLDSRLIHIETDKEIIIKKASFQLLLVQPNNLSFYETIRQKLLWGRDKRN from the coding sequence ATGAAGGCAGCTATATATTCTCAGAAAAAAGATCTTGATACTTTTTTATATTTAAGCAAGTTTATCTCTGAGCTGGAAAGCAGAGGGGTAAAATCCATTCTGTATGATGAAATGGCTGAAGCACTTCAATTTTCGAAAATTTTCGAGACTTTCAACAGCAAACAGGATCTTCTGGATAAAGAAGTTGATCTTTTCTTTACTTTCGGTGGAGATGGGACTATAGTCAATTCTTTAACGTTCATTGAAGATCTTGAGATCCCTGTCGTAGGTGTAAATACCGGAAGACTGGGGTTTTTAGCTTTTTTCACCAAAGAAGAGGCTTTCAAAGAATTGGATTCTATTTTAAAAGGAGATGTAAAAACAAGCCGCCGTTCCGTTATAGAAGTGGTTTCTCCCGGGCTCGAAGGCTTTTTCCCTTATGCCCTGAATGATGTTACCGTTTCCAGAAAAGAAACGACATCCATGATTACGGTAGATTCTTACATCAATAATGAATTTTTGAATGTATTCTGGGGAGATGGAGTCATCATTTCAACTCCAACAGGTTCTACGGCCTACTCATTAAGCTGTGGCGGCCCTATCATTTCTCCGAATAACGAAAATTTCGTCATCACTCCGATCGCTCCGCACAACCTGAATGTAAGGCCTTTAGTAGTGAATGACAAAGTAGAAATCAAATTCAGAGTGGAAAGCCGGGTGCCGCAATACTCCCTTTCCTTAGACTCCAGACTGATACACATCGAAACCGATAAGGAAATTATCATTAAGAAGGCCAGCTTTCAGCTTCTTCTGGTACAGCCTAATAACTTAAGTTTCTACGAAACCATTCGCCAGAAGCTGCTTTGGGGAAGGGACAAAAGAAATTAG
- the bcp gene encoding thioredoxin-dependent thiol peroxidase, whose product MLKVGDKLPEFEGLNQDEKTVTSSKLIGKKLIVFFYPQANTPTCTVEACNLSDNYSQLKKAGFQLLGISGDSVKKQKNFHSKFAFPYDLIADEKHNIIEKFGVWQEKKTFGKTYMGIVRTTFIFDENGICTRVIEKVTSKTAAEQILEE is encoded by the coding sequence ATGCTGAAAGTTGGAGACAAATTACCTGAATTTGAAGGACTCAATCAAGACGAAAAAACAGTAACCTCATCAAAATTAATTGGAAAAAAGCTAATTGTTTTCTTTTATCCGCAAGCGAATACTCCAACCTGCACCGTGGAAGCCTGCAATCTGAGTGATAACTATTCCCAGCTTAAAAAAGCCGGGTTTCAACTCCTGGGAATAAGCGGTGACTCTGTCAAGAAACAGAAAAATTTCCACAGCAAATTTGCTTTTCCCTATGACCTTATCGCCGATGAAAAACATAATATCATTGAGAAATTCGGGGTTTGGCAGGAAAAAAAGACATTTGGAAAAACCTATATGGGAATCGTAAGAACGACCTTTATTTTTGACGAGAACGGAATCTGTACAAGAGTGATCGAAAAGGTAACCTCGAAAACTGCCGCTGAGCAGATTTTAGAAGAATAA
- a CDS encoding nucleoside recognition domain-containing protein codes for MVLSRIWSAFIIIAIAIASIKYISSGHYKTIFNDMVVGKGGDTVQIASQPMNVLSPVVKDSLMKKNDFADSRIHYKTDSLKQNVKVYRVQEADGVIGTSETAVKICLGLIGIMTLFMGFMSIAEKAGGINLLSRFIQPFFSKLFPDIPKNHPAFGHMLMNFSANLLGLDNAATPFGLKAMESLQSLNPTKETASNSQIMFLCLHAGGMTLIPVSIIAIRASMGSKTPTDIFLPCMIATFAATLAAMIIVSIYQKINLLRPVVIAYVGGISAVIALLVLYLVQLSKDELDDFSKVLSNGLILFIFLAIVLGAVYKKINVFDAFIEGAKEGFTTCVKIIPYLVGMLIAISLLRTSGVFDVIIDGMKWVANIANLDPRFVDGLPTALIKPLSGSGARGMMVDTMSTFGPDSFQGQLAAVLQGSSDTTFYVIAVYFGAVAVKNTRYTVIAMLLADLVGVITAIGLAYLFFA; via the coding sequence ATGGTTCTCAGCAGAATTTGGTCGGCTTTCATTATCATTGCCATAGCCATTGCAAGTATAAAATACATTTCGTCAGGCCACTATAAAACCATTTTCAATGATATGGTGGTAGGAAAAGGCGGTGATACGGTACAGATCGCGTCGCAACCTATGAATGTTCTCTCACCGGTTGTGAAAGACAGTCTGATGAAGAAAAATGATTTTGCAGACAGCAGAATTCACTATAAAACGGATTCTTTAAAACAAAATGTAAAAGTGTACCGGGTTCAGGAAGCCGACGGTGTCATCGGCACCTCCGAAACCGCTGTAAAGATCTGTCTTGGACTGATTGGGATCATGACCCTGTTCATGGGATTCATGAGTATTGCTGAAAAAGCAGGCGGAATCAACCTTTTAAGCCGGTTTATTCAGCCGTTTTTCTCTAAGCTCTTCCCCGATATTCCTAAAAACCATCCGGCTTTCGGACATATGCTGATGAATTTCAGTGCCAATCTTCTCGGACTTGACAATGCTGCGACCCCGTTTGGTTTAAAAGCCATGGAAAGTCTTCAAAGCCTAAACCCCACTAAAGAAACAGCCAGCAATTCACAGATCATGTTTCTATGCCTTCACGCGGGCGGAATGACCCTGATTCCGGTCTCCATTATTGCGATCAGAGCTTCAATGGGTTCAAAAACCCCTACTGATATATTCCTGCCATGTATGATCGCTACTTTTGCCGCAACGCTTGCCGCGATGATCATTGTTTCTATATATCAGAAAATAAACCTGCTCCGCCCTGTAGTCATTGCTTACGTAGGCGGAATTTCAGCGGTTATTGCTTTACTGGTTCTGTACCTGGTACAATTAAGCAAAGATGAGCTGGATGATTTCAGTAAAGTCCTGAGTAACGGACTTATCCTCTTTATTTTCCTTGCCATCGTATTGGGAGCGGTTTACAAAAAGATCAACGTTTTTGATGCCTTTATCGAGGGAGCCAAAGAAGGGTTTACAACCTGTGTAAAGATCATCCCGTATTTGGTGGGAATGTTGATCGCCATTTCACTGTTAAGAACATCCGGTGTTTTTGATGTTATTATTGACGGTATGAAATGGGTGGCCAATATCGCAAATCTGGACCCCCGCTTTGTGGATGGGCTTCCAACAGCACTGATCAAACCTTTATCCGGTTCGGGAGCAAGAGGAATGATGGTAGATACTATGAGTACATTTGGCCCGGACAGTTTCCAGGGACAGCTTGCCGCCGTTCTTCAGGGGAGCTCAGATACGACGTTTTATGTAATTGCAGTTTATTTTGGAGCCGTAGCCGTAAAGAATACAAGATACACGGTAATTGCCATGCTTCTGGCCGATTTGGTGGGTGTTATTACTGCTATTGGGCTGGCGTATTTATTTTTTGCTTAA
- a CDS encoding DUF1572 family protein: MITASLRSLYSRDLNKLKTEIESYQNEGSIWKTDQNIANSAGNLCLHLVGNLNHFVGTVLGNTGYVRKRDLEFSLKDIPRAELIEKVQATAITVDTVLSRLSEDDLKKEYPLVVFESTMTTDYFLIHLIAHLDYHLGQINYHRRLLDI, translated from the coding sequence ATGATCACAGCAAGCCTCAGATCTCTTTACAGCAGAGATTTAAATAAACTAAAAACAGAAATCGAATCGTATCAAAACGAGGGATCTATCTGGAAAACAGACCAAAACATCGCCAATTCTGCAGGAAACCTGTGTCTTCATCTGGTAGGAAACCTGAATCATTTTGTAGGAACGGTACTTGGAAACACAGGATACGTAAGGAAAAGGGATCTGGAATTTTCATTGAAAGATATTCCAAGGGCGGAACTTATTGAGAAAGTACAGGCTACGGCAATAACAGTTGATACGGTGCTTAGCCGATTATCTGAGGATGATCTTAAAAAGGAATATCCGCTGGTTGTTTTTGAAAGTACGATGACCACCGATTATTTTCTGATCCATCTGATTGCTCATTTGGACTATCATTTGGGACAGATCAACTACCACAGAAGGTTATTAGATATTTAA
- a CDS encoding biopolymer transporter ExbD, with product MKIQRRNKANPEFSLAAMTDVILLMLIFFMITSSAANQSAIDVNLPKAGATEDNIPNPLTVSIRPDGSFFVDDNPVNRGELEQIIVDKLTDQTNRSFTIRADENTLHKDVVFVMEIAERHKFNIAIATVKDK from the coding sequence ATGAAAATTCAGAGAAGAAATAAAGCGAATCCGGAATTCAGTTTAGCGGCGATGACAGATGTCATCCTGTTGATGCTGATTTTCTTTATGATAACGTCTTCTGCGGCGAACCAAAGTGCTATAGATGTAAACCTTCCAAAAGCGGGAGCTACTGAAGATAATATTCCGAATCCTCTGACGGTAAGCATCAGGCCGGATGGTTCATTCTTTGTAGATGATAATCCTGTGAATAGAGGAGAACTGGAGCAGATTATCGTGGATAAGCTGACCGATCAGACGAATAGGTCTTTCACGATCAGAGCAGACGAAAATACCCTGCATAAAGACGTGGTTTTTGTCATGGAAATTGCTGAAAGACATAAGTTTAACATTGCCATTGCAACCGTTAAAGATAAATAA
- a CDS encoding MotA/TolQ/ExbB proton channel family protein, with the protein MLLTELTQILFAQIAAPAVATDNLEFSFWKIMFHGGAFAKIVMVTVLLLGVFSLYLFFERFFFIKRLTSKTDSNFMNNIEDFIKEGKIEAAADYCKTQNSPEGRILEKGISRLGRPVSDIVSAMEAQAQVEVANMEKNLNLLAVVPSIAPMLGLLGTVIGMIIAFFNLSHATGSFSPKTLSEGIYTALGQTAVGLAVAIPANFCYNILLTRIDKFVLKAQNMSGEFLDLINKPL; encoded by the coding sequence ATGCTGTTAACGGAACTTACTCAGATTTTATTTGCACAAATCGCTGCACCTGCGGTTGCTACAGACAATTTAGAATTTTCATTTTGGAAGATCATGTTCCACGGAGGAGCTTTCGCTAAAATAGTGATGGTAACAGTATTGCTGTTGGGAGTGTTTTCATTATACCTGTTTTTTGAAAGGTTTTTCTTTATTAAAAGACTGACCTCAAAGACGGATTCCAATTTTATGAATAATATTGAAGACTTCATTAAGGAAGGAAAGATTGAAGCTGCCGCCGATTATTGTAAAACGCAAAACTCTCCGGAAGGAAGAATTCTGGAAAAAGGAATTTCAAGACTGGGACGTCCTGTTTCTGATATTGTAAGCGCGATGGAGGCCCAGGCCCAGGTAGAAGTTGCCAATATGGAGAAAAACCTTAACCTTTTGGCTGTTGTTCCGAGTATTGCTCCGATGCTGGGACTTTTAGGAACGGTAATCGGGATGATCATTGCCTTCTTCAATTTATCCCATGCAACAGGATCTTTTTCTCCAAAAACTCTTTCAGAAGGGATCTATACCGCTTTAGGGCAGACAGCTGTAGGTTTGGCGGTAGCTATTCCTGCTAACTTTTGTTACAACATCCTTTTGACAAGGATCGACAAATTTGTATTGAAAGCTCAGAATATGTCAGGAGAATTCTTAGATCTTATCAATAAACCTTTATAA
- a CDS encoding DUF885 family protein, with translation MKNIVSKSILGLGLIISLASCRKTDSPLTKVTPTNLDSIASNYYEQYLKLYPLDATSQGDTRYNDQLPITIDKDFISGEIAFYNSVQKQLENVDYKSLSDENKVVYDVLDYTLKDKIEAYAYHPEYIPFTQFGGLPLTFPLYGSGEGSQPFKTEKDYSDWLKRMEKFPEWMNAAADNFREGINNKIVLPKKLVIKMIPQMNAQEITSTDMDKNIFYGPVKKFPKNFTQAQKDKFSELYKDAITKKIIPAYTKMGTFLEKEYLPKARDTDGYNNLPNGNEIYGYYVKSWTTTKKSPEEINKIGLQQVAMLRAEMEKVKQQVGFTGTLEEFITFVKTDPKAMPYKTTKDVLNGFNSILTKITPKLKTMFNVTPKTKFEIRQTEKFREASASAEYIPGTPDGKRPGIFYVPLPDPTQFNVTSGMESLFLHEAIPGHHYQVSLQQENTSLPKFMRFGWFGAYGEGWAHYCETLGPEFGLYTDPYQKMGYLSDQMLRAVRLVVDTGLHTGKMSREEAIKYFLSNISYDEGAATAEVERYMAMPGQALGYKIGSLRIRELREKYQKELGNKFNLASFHDEVLSQGCLPLDVLNRKMDLWAHKQK, from the coding sequence ATGAAAAACATTGTATCAAAAAGTATTTTAGGACTGGGATTGATCATAAGTCTTGCTTCATGCAGAAAGACAGATTCTCCCCTTACGAAAGTTACCCCTACCAATCTGGATTCCATTGCGTCCAATTATTATGAGCAGTATCTTAAATTATACCCTTTAGATGCTACTTCCCAGGGAGATACAAGGTACAATGACCAGCTTCCGATTACTATAGACAAAGATTTTATCTCAGGAGAAATTGCTTTCTACAATTCGGTACAGAAGCAACTGGAAAATGTAGACTACAAAAGTCTTTCTGATGAGAATAAGGTTGTATATGATGTACTGGATTACACGTTAAAAGATAAAATAGAAGCGTATGCCTACCATCCCGAATATATTCCTTTTACCCAATTCGGAGGTCTTCCACTGACTTTTCCGCTGTACGGAAGCGGTGAGGGAAGCCAGCCTTTCAAAACGGAAAAAGATTACAGCGACTGGCTCAAAAGAATGGAAAAATTCCCGGAATGGATGAATGCTGCAGCAGACAACTTCCGTGAAGGAATCAACAATAAGATTGTTCTTCCTAAAAAACTGGTGATCAAAATGATCCCTCAGATGAATGCTCAGGAAATCACCAGCACGGATATGGACAAAAATATCTTCTACGGCCCAGTCAAAAAATTCCCAAAAAATTTCACCCAGGCCCAAAAAGATAAATTTTCAGAACTTTACAAAGATGCCATTACCAAAAAGATCATTCCTGCGTACACTAAGATGGGTACCTTCTTAGAAAAAGAATATCTTCCGAAAGCAAGAGATACCGACGGCTACAACAATCTTCCGAATGGAAATGAGATTTATGGATACTATGTAAAAAGCTGGACCACTACCAAAAAATCGCCTGAAGAGATCAATAAGATCGGGCTGCAGCAGGTGGCAATGCTCCGTGCAGAAATGGAAAAAGTAAAACAGCAGGTAGGTTTTACCGGAACACTAGAAGAATTCATCACTTTTGTTAAAACTGACCCCAAAGCAATGCCTTATAAAACAACAAAGGATGTTTTAAACGGCTTCAACAGTATCTTAACTAAAATTACCCCTAAGCTGAAAACGATGTTTAACGTAACTCCGAAAACAAAGTTCGAGATCAGGCAGACGGAGAAATTCAGAGAGGCCAGTGCCAGTGCAGAATATATTCCGGGAACTCCGGACGGGAAAAGACCGGGAATTTTCTATGTTCCCCTTCCCGACCCTACCCAATTCAATGTCACTTCAGGAATGGAGTCTCTTTTCCTGCACGAAGCAATTCCGGGGCATCATTACCAGGTTTCTCTTCAGCAGGAAAATACAAGCCTCCCAAAATTCATGAGATTTGGATGGTTTGGAGCGTATGGTGAGGGATGGGCACATTATTGTGAGACCTTAGGCCCTGAATTTGGATTATATACAGACCCTTATCAGAAAATGGGATATTTAAGCGATCAAATGCTGAGAGCAGTACGACTTGTTGTGGATACAGGCCTACATACGGGAAAAATGAGCAGAGAAGAAGCTATTAAATACTTCTTAAGCAATATTTCTTATGATGAAGGAGCGGCTACAGCAGAGGTAGAACGATATATGGCGATGCCGGGACAAGCTCTCGGATATAAAATAGGATCCTTAAGAATCCGTGAGCTGAGAGAAAAGTATCAAAAAGAACTTGGAAACAAGTTTAATCTGGCAAGCTTCCATGATGAAGTCTTAAGCCAGGGATGCCTTCCTTTGGACGTGCTGAACAGAAAAATGGACCTTTGGGCCCACAAACAAAAATAA
- the accD gene encoding acetyl-CoA carboxylase, carboxyltransferase subunit beta, with protein sequence MAFDWFKRKAKNITTSTDEKKDVPKGLWHQTPSGKVVEHDELKRNNYVSPEDGFHVRIGSAEFFDILFDNGKFTELDANVESIDILNFKDTKPYKDRLKEVKAKTKLTDSIRNAVGTIKGTEMVVSCMDFAFIGGSLGSVMGEKIRRAIDYCIQHKLPYMIICQSGGARMQEATYSLMQLAKVQAKLAQLSEAGLLYIAYLCDPTFGGITASFAMTADIIMAEPGALIGFAGPRVIRETIGRDLPEGFQTSEFLQEKGFVDFIVKRTEIQDTVAKTVNLLAVKA encoded by the coding sequence ATGGCATTCGACTGGTTTAAAAGAAAAGCAAAAAACATTACCACCTCTACTGATGAAAAAAAGGACGTTCCCAAAGGCCTCTGGCATCAGACTCCATCTGGAAAAGTTGTGGAACACGATGAACTAAAGAGAAATAATTACGTTTCTCCTGAAGACGGATTTCATGTAAGAATAGGAAGTGCGGAATTTTTTGACATCCTTTTTGACAACGGTAAATTTACCGAACTGGATGCCAATGTTGAAAGTATTGATATCTTAAACTTCAAAGATACAAAGCCTTATAAAGACCGTTTAAAAGAAGTAAAAGCGAAGACCAAGCTTACCGATTCCATCAGAAATGCTGTAGGAACCATAAAAGGAACTGAAATGGTAGTGTCTTGTATGGACTTTGCTTTTATCGGTGGATCTCTAGGTTCTGTAATGGGTGAAAAGATCAGAAGAGCAATAGACTACTGTATCCAGCACAAACTTCCTTATATGATCATTTGTCAGTCTGGTGGGGCCAGAATGCAGGAAGCGACCTATTCTTTGATGCAGCTGGCAAAAGTACAGGCTAAACTTGCTCAGCTTTCAGAAGCAGGGCTTTTGTATATCGCTTACCTTTGCGACCCTACTTTTGGAGGGATTACAGCTTCTTTCGCGATGACCGCTGATATCATTATGGCTGAACCGGGAGCTCTTATTGGTTTTGCAGGACCAAGGGTAATCCGTGAAACCATCGGAAGAGACCTGCCGGAAGGATTCCAGACATCAGAATTCTTACAGGAAAAAGGATTTGTAGATTTCATTGTAAAAAGAACTGAAATTCAGGATACTGTTGCTAAAACCGTTAATTTATTAGCCGTAAAAGCATAA
- the fbaA gene encoding class II fructose-bisphosphate aldolase: MSRIFPAGVATGQLVTDIFQYAKENKFALPAVNVIGSSNVNAVMETAAKLNSPVIIQFSNGGAAFNAGKGLSNDGQKSAILGAIAGAKHIHTLAEAYGATVILHTDHCAKKLLPWIDGLMDANEEFFRQTGKSLYSSHMLDLSEEPLEENLEISAQYFERMAKLQMTLEVEIGVTGGEEDGVDNSDVDNSKLYTQPEDVAYTYEKLRAISDNFTIAAAFGNVHGVYKPGNVVLTPKILDNSQKYVQEKFGTAAKPVNFVFHGGSGSTLEEIREAIEYGVIKMNIDTDLQFAYTEGVRDYMVNNIDYLRTQIGNPEGEEKPNKKFYDPRVWVRKGEETFSARLVKAFEDLNNVNTLK, encoded by the coding sequence ATGAGCAGAATTTTTCCGGCAGGAGTTGCCACAGGTCAGTTAGTTACTGATATCTTTCAGTATGCTAAAGAGAACAAGTTTGCATTACCTGCAGTAAACGTAATTGGATCAAGCAACGTAAACGCTGTGATGGAAACTGCAGCGAAGTTAAATTCTCCTGTCATTATCCAGTTTTCAAATGGTGGAGCTGCTTTCAATGCAGGAAAAGGATTAAGCAATGACGGACAGAAGTCTGCAATCTTAGGAGCAATCGCCGGAGCAAAGCATATTCATACTCTTGCTGAAGCGTACGGAGCTACTGTAATTCTACACACAGACCACTGTGCAAAGAAATTACTTCCTTGGATCGACGGATTAATGGATGCTAATGAAGAATTCTTCAGGCAGACAGGAAAATCTCTTTATTCTTCCCATATGTTGGATCTCTCTGAAGAACCGTTAGAAGAAAACCTTGAGATTTCCGCTCAATATTTTGAAAGAATGGCTAAACTTCAGATGACTCTTGAAGTAGAAATCGGAGTTACAGGTGGTGAAGAGGACGGTGTTGACAATTCAGACGTTGACAACTCTAAATTATATACTCAGCCTGAAGATGTAGCCTACACCTATGAAAAATTAAGAGCTATTTCTGACAACTTTACAATCGCTGCCGCATTCGGTAATGTACATGGCGTTTATAAGCCAGGAAATGTAGTTCTTACTCCAAAGATCCTTGACAATTCTCAGAAATATGTTCAGGAGAAATTCGGAACTGCAGCAAAACCGGTTAACTTTGTATTCCACGGAGGTTCAGGATCTACTTTAGAGGAGATCAGAGAAGCGATCGAATACGGAGTGATCAAAATGAATATCGATACTGACCTTCAGTTTGCATATACAGAAGGGGTAAGAGATTATATGGTAAACAATATTGATTATTTAAGAACTCAAATCGGAAACCCTGAAGGAGAAGAAAAACCGAACAAGAAATTCTATGATCCAAGAGTTTGGGTAAGAAAAGGTGAGGAAACATTCTCTGCAAGATTGGTGAAAGCATTTGAAGATTTAAATAACGTAAATACTTTAAAATAA
- the nth gene encoding endonuclease III produces the protein MTKKQRAELVQRELDKLYPTTPIPLDHTDPYTLMVAVALSAQTTDKKVNQVTPNLFEVAGTPQRMAKLEEYQIKELIKEIGLSNTKAKNLKKMAELLLERHNGIVPQTYEELEALPGVGHKTASVVMSQGFGFPAFPVDTHIHRLMTQWKLTSGKNVVETERDAKKLFPEEVWNKLHLQIIFYGREYSPARGKGEKDFITKMMFEK, from the coding sequence ATGACAAAAAAACAAAGAGCTGAGCTCGTTCAGAGAGAACTGGATAAATTATATCCTACGACACCGATTCCGCTAGATCATACTGATCCGTATACATTAATGGTTGCGGTAGCACTTTCAGCACAGACTACAGATAAAAAAGTGAATCAAGTAACCCCGAATCTTTTCGAGGTTGCCGGAACTCCGCAAAGGATGGCCAAGCTGGAAGAATACCAGATCAAAGAACTGATTAAAGAAATCGGGCTTTCCAATACCAAAGCCAAAAACCTGAAGAAAATGGCAGAATTGCTACTGGAAAGACATAATGGTATCGTTCCCCAAACTTATGAAGAACTGGAGGCGCTTCCCGGCGTAGGACACAAGACGGCTTCTGTCGTCATGAGCCAGGGATTCGGATTTCCGGCTTTTCCGGTGGATACCCATATTCACCGTCTGATGACACAGTGGAAGCTGACCTCAGGGAAAAATGTAGTGGAGACGGAACGTGATGCCAAAAAACTATTTCCTGAAGAAGTCTGGAACAAACTTCATCTTCAGATTATTTTCTATGGAAGAGAGTATTCTCCCGCAAGAGGAAAAGGAGAAAAGGATTTTATTACTAAAATGATGTTTGAAAAATAA
- a CDS encoding GNAT family N-acetyltransferase — translation MSQKRKQPHGDKVYETERLIIRPISLEDSDFIFKLYNSPKFIQYIGDRGIKTPADAENYIKNRFLPQFERSGFGNYLVVTKEGNEKIGGVGIFEREGLDIVDIGYSLLEEYEGKGYAYEAAQKVKSIGMDEFGLTKISAIISKDNASSQKLIEKLGLKFKKQVTLPGEDEELNYYETE, via the coding sequence ATGAGTCAAAAAAGAAAACAGCCCCACGGAGATAAAGTTTACGAAACAGAGCGATTAATAATCCGTCCGATATCTTTGGAGGACAGCGATTTTATTTTTAAGCTTTACAACAGCCCCAAATTTATCCAATACATTGGTGATCGCGGTATAAAAACACCTGCTGATGCAGAAAATTATATAAAAAACAGGTTTCTTCCGCAGTTTGAGCGATCAGGCTTTGGAAATTACCTTGTCGTTACCAAAGAGGGGAATGAAAAAATAGGCGGAGTAGGAATCTTTGAAAGGGAAGGGCTCGATATTGTGGATATTGGGTATTCTTTACTGGAAGAATATGAAGGAAAAGGATATGCTTATGAAGCCGCTCAAAAGGTAAAATCCATTGGGATGGACGAGTTTGGGCTCACAAAAATATCTGCCATTATTTCAAAAGATAATGCCTCTTCCCAGAAATTAATCGAAAAACTAGGTTTAAAGTTTAAAAAACAGGTGACTCTTCCCGGAGAGGACGAAGAATTAAACTATTACGAAACCGAATAA
- a CDS encoding ferric siderophore ABC transporter substrate-binding protein, with protein MRSYTANKNEENKDRVKSALLSALIWSAVLLFVFLYKLKPELDKEPEVVTTMLVNFGDNRNGKGIEEPAEQPGSLAATEEVTPEPAETPIPETKTVVKPEPAPEPKKVEAKEKIITGNNSKTSVPKKEESKKAEKKEATSTSTSKNTKKSGAAAANSKTGNGDGKGNAAIGNLIKGRGTKAGSQGTGDGIGNAGDPLGGDGNGDSKVGVDRKLIGYIPGTMGRGGAQPSHSCTASGSITIAYTVDKAGNVVSARRSGGISDPCVSSTSVAWVKKYVKAEKAGTSSTGTYKITF; from the coding sequence ATGAGAAGCTATACTGCAAACAAAAACGAAGAAAATAAGGATAGAGTAAAGAGTGCTTTACTTTCTGCTCTTATCTGGTCCGCCGTTTTGCTTTTTGTTTTTTTATATAAATTGAAACCTGAACTGGATAAAGAACCCGAAGTGGTGACCACCATGCTTGTGAACTTTGGTGATAACAGAAACGGGAAAGGTATTGAAGAGCCTGCCGAGCAGCCGGGAAGTTTAGCTGCTACAGAAGAAGTTACTCCTGAGCCGGCAGAAACACCGATACCCGAAACTAAAACTGTGGTAAAGCCCGAGCCGGCACCGGAACCTAAAAAAGTGGAAGCTAAGGAAAAGATCATTACCGGAAATAATTCAAAAACTTCGGTTCCTAAAAAAGAAGAATCAAAAAAAGCCGAAAAGAAAGAAGCTACAAGTACCAGTACCTCAAAAAACACTAAAAAGTCAGGAGCTGCTGCCGCCAATTCAAAGACTGGAAATGGGGATGGTAAAGGAAATGCAGCGATAGGGAATCTGATCAAGGGAAGAGGAACCAAAGCAGGAAGCCAGGGAACAGGCGATGGTATTGGTAATGCCGGAGATCCTTTAGGAGGTGATGGAAATGGTGACAGTAAAGTAGGAGTAGACAGAAAACTGATCGGGTATATTCCGGGAACGATGGGAAGAGGAGGAGCACAGCCTTCTCATAGCTGTACAGCAAGCGGATCTATTACCATTGCCTACACCGTGGATAAAGCCGGAAATGTAGTTTCTGCAAGAAGATCCGGAGGAATTTCAGATCCCTGTGTATCCTCAACATCTGTAGCTTGGGTTAAGAAATATGTAAAGGCCGAAAAAGCCGGGACTTCTTCAACCGGGACTTATAAAATTACATTCTAA